A genomic region of Zalophus californianus isolate mZalCal1 chromosome 1, mZalCal1.pri.v2, whole genome shotgun sequence contains the following coding sequences:
- the LOC113915900 gene encoding putative protein FAM172B, whose translation MEGNDIEELRAIWDLWLPVTQELSFQKFIEQSDLLEELKYDFNEKAELRHTETQRPFVFNYYKNVLERNSKRYQALGHLLAQYIYELLEKVCKLQKVYIPPEADKEPRSFFFMSETALTSHHSVLLVLLQDHGVFRAGQWSQQAIIHHGLQHGSQIPCIQMALQAHYDVIVLNPNDNFVDLKMEKEWKDLLTQNIGSSSLKMVQAENFLSLQQPLQCIPKRCSNTPEEHMAYIWDYFISKTEGKDVAFIVHGYGGLVFMDLLVRRKWEVMNKVYAVALIDSEHHVGHQLGSDVQLLAWIKHHCREWVTSPKPLDKPAATVLKKEFPMVSAGTEKHNLAPSSSLQSIFKYFKRALKAKTTINFSRVPIVTRSSTKRKQSA comes from the exons atggaaggaaatgacATCGAAGAGCTAAGGGCCATATGGGACCTT TGGTTACCAGTGACTCAGGAGTTGAGCTTCCAGAAATTTATTGAACAATCTGACTTACTAGAAGAACTTAAATATGACTTCAATGAAAAAGCTGAATTGAGACACACTGAGACACAAAGGCCTTTTGTCTTTAACTATTATAAAAATGTCCTTGAGAGAAATAGCAAACGCTACCAGGCCCTTGGCCATTTGCTTGCACAATACATTTATGAGCTTTTGGAGAAAGTATGCAAATTACAAAAAGTGTATATCCCACCAGAGGCTGATAAGGAACCAAGAAGCTTCTTTTTCATGAGTGAGACAGCATTAACAAGTCATCATTCTGTTCTTCTTGTCCTTCTTCAAGACCATGGGGTCTTTAGAGCTGGTCAGTGGAGTCAGCAGGCAATAATACATCATGGTCTCCAACATGGAAGTCAGATACCGTGTATTCAAATGGCATTGCAGGCACATTATGATGTAATTGTGCTAAACCCCAATGACAATTTTGTGGACCTAAAGATGGAAAAAGAGTGGAAAGACCTTTTAACACAAAATATTGGGTCCTCTTCCCTAAAAATGGTTCAGGCAGAGAATTTTTTATCTCTCCAGCAACCTCTCCAGTGCATCCCTAAAAGATGCAGCAACACCCCTGAAGAACACATGGCTTACATTTGGGATTACTTCATTTCAAAGACTGAAGGCAAAGATGTTGCTTTCATTGTACATGGTTATGGGGGTTTGGTATTTATGGACTTACTTGTTCGTAGAAAGTGGGAAGTGATGAACAAAGTATATGCTGTTGCACTTATTGACTCTGAACATCATGTAGGACACCAGTTGGGAAGTGATGTACAGTTATTAGCCTGGATAAAGCACCACTGCCGTGAATGGGTGACAAGTCCTAAGCCTTTGGATAAACCTGCAGCTactgttttaaaaaaggagtttCCTATGGTTTCTGCTGGTACAGAAAAACACAACTTAGCCCCTTCCTCTAGCCTTCAgtcaatttttaaatactttaaaagagCTTTGAAAGCCAAAACAACTATTAATTTCTCTCGAGTGCCAATAGTAACAAGAAGCTccacaaaaagaaagcaaagtgcTTAA